GATCCCGTCATCGTCATGGTCCAGGCTGGCGCGCAGCGCCTCCGGGGAGAGGGGCGGGACGGTGGGCGGCTCTTCGCGAGGGGGGGCGAGGAGGATGCGCAGCTCTTGACGAGGGAAGGCGGGGCGGGTGGGCGAGTCCGCGGGCTTGGGGACGCTGGCGCTCTTGCGGAGGGCGTCATAGGACATGCGGACGAACAGGCGGAAGTCTGGGGTGCCCGGCTGCCGCTGCAGGCCCACTCCACCGGCGACACCCAGCCGCAGCCGTTGCCCTACCCGCAGATGGAGGCCGAGCAGCACCTCGAGGCTCGAGAAGAAGGGCTTGAAGGCATAGGCCCGGGGCGTCACCAGCGTGGCATAGCGGGCCTCGGGACCCAGGGAGAAGCCTCGTGCCGGGTGGACGTACTGGAGGCTCGCGCCGAACTGCACCTCGGAGCCCGCGCTGCTGCCCTCGGGGCTCGGGAGGTTTCCCAGCCGCGCCTCGGGGCGCAACAGAAAGGCGCCCGTGAAGGTCCAGCGCAGGGGCTGGTGGGTGCCGGCCAGCACCAGCGTGGACAGCATGCGCGCCTCCAGATCACTGGTGTGGGAGGCGGTGTTCTCGAAGAACTTGCGCACCGGCACCCAGACGGAGGCTCCGAGGCTGGCGGAGAAGGGGCTCTCGCCGGGCCGGCCATACAGGCGGACCATGAGCCCGAAGCGCGGATCGCTGACGCCCAGGCCGCGCACGGGGACGATGCCCGCCAGCGGCTCCTCCGCGGCGGTGGCCCGCGCGCTCAGCCCCCGCATGGAGGGCGAGGCTTCCCGGGAAGAGCCCCGCTCCAACAGGGTGAGCGGCACCGAGGCCGAGAACGTCATGCAATCGCAGAACGAGCCGGACAGCTCCAGGTTGCCAAGCAGCTGATGCTTGATGAGGACCTGGAGCAGCTGGAACCGCCCATCCTCCTCCTCCACGCCGAGCACCAGCGGACGGTAGGCGTAGTCCAGGCTGAGGCCCGCCGACCAGGTGCCGGCCTCGAACCGGGGTGAGTCCACCATGAAGGAGGACTCGCCCACGGGCGTGGGCTGGGCGCGGTGTATGTCGAAGCCCGAGGCCGCCGTGGCAAATCCCAAACAGGCGATGAGACAGGGTATCACCTTCGTCATATCTGCTCCTGCTTGCAGGGGGGCCACCCCTCGATGGGAGGTGGCCCCCAGGGAGCCGGCTGCTCCTCAGCCCCGCCCGGTGACACCGTGAGAAGGCCTGGAACGGCTCGTCACTGAATGAACGTGACAGCCCACTGAGCAGTGGGCTCGTTGGCGGGGTTGGTGACGTGCATCGTGACGGTGGGGTGGATGCTACTCGGCGAGCACCCATCACAGCGCGACAGGTAATTGCCGGTGTCGGCCTTGAACGCGTACTTGCCGTTGGGCAGCAGCTCCGGGGTGAACTGCGCATAGGCCTGGCTCGAGTCCGTCGCATGCACCGTGGCGAAGTCAGTCTTGGTGCCACCCGCGATGCAGCTCTCGCAGCGCGACACGAACTTGCCGCTGTCGGCCTTGAGGGCGACCTTGCCCCCGCCCACATCCACCACGTCGAAGCGCGCCCAGGGCTGATCCGGCGTCGCCGCGGTGATGTGAACGGTGATGGTGTCCTTGGGCGAGTTGTCCACGAGCGTCTGGCACCCGCTGCACCGCGAGAAGAACTTCCCGGTATCGGACTGCAGGGCGATCTTCTTGCCCGTGAGGGTGGGGATCCTGGGGGAGATGGCCGAGTAGTCTCGCCAGTGGCTGTACTGGTTCGGCGCGCTCACATAATCCGCGTAGGTGATCCACCGGCTCGTCCCCCCGGTGGGGGGCCAGGGATCGTTCACGAGCACCCATTGCGCGCCGTTGTCATCATTGATGCCCTTGGCGACCATGATGTGGCCGCCACCGCCCGCCCAGCCCCAGGAGAAGTTCACCGGCCGGTTGGCTTTCATCTCCGCCTTGAGCTGCGCGAAGGTCAGC
The sequence above is drawn from the Archangium gephyra genome and encodes:
- a CDS encoding OmpA family protein, whose amino-acid sequence is MTKVIPCLIACLGFATAASGFDIHRAQPTPVGESSFMVDSPRFEAGTWSAGLSLDYAYRPLVLGVEEEDGRFQLLQVLIKHQLLGNLELSGSFCDCMTFSASVPLTLLERGSSREASPSMRGLSARATAAEEPLAGIVPVRGLGVSDPRFGLMVRLYGRPGESPFSASLGASVWVPVRKFFENTASHTSDLEARMLSTLVLAGTHQPLRWTFTGAFLLRPEARLGNLPSPEGSSAGSEVQFGASLQYVHPARGFSLGPEARYATLVTPRAYAFKPFFSSLEVLLGLHLRVGQRLRLGVAGGVGLQRQPGTPDFRLFVRMSYDALRKSASVPKPADSPTRPAFPRQELRILLAPPREEPPTVPPLSPEALRASLDHDDDGILDGKDVCPDTALGDTPDPRRLGCPAEDADHDSVFAPEDACPDRPGDPSLEARLNGCPVALVEEREDRLVPQQPIVFAANTDVLLVENLPVLQALAQAIQARPWIQQLRIEGHTDNSGSPDFNRVLSLRRAESVKRWLVEHGIGAALLRTSGHGPSRPITENTTEAGRAANRRVDFIIAERTP
- a CDS encoding papain-like cysteine protease family protein, with amino-acid sequence MRKLSFPLMALTLFIGFPVRDARAEDVRLPVPLIGQQTEMWCWATTLQMSVAPTGAAVTQCSQANARFGRADCCNTPTPASCIQGGWPDYNRVNYNSAESAWGTALTFAQLKAEMKANRPVNFSWGWAGGGGHIMVAKGINDDNGAQWVLVNDPWPPTGGTSRWITYADYVSAPNQYSHWRDYSAISPRIPTLTGKKIALQSDTGKFFSRCSGCQTLVDNSPKDTITVHITAATPDQPWARFDVVDVGGGKVALKADSGKFVSRCESCIAGGTKTDFATVHATDSSQAYAQFTPELLPNGKYAFKADTGNYLSRCDGCSPSSIHPTVTMHVTNPANEPTAQWAVTFIQ